A genomic segment from Montipora foliosa isolate CH-2021 chromosome 9, ASM3666993v2, whole genome shotgun sequence encodes:
- the LOC137971448 gene encoding interferon-induced very large GTPase 1-like — MNLSTKLNNVADGKPEDTEVEVRALFSEINSLEDSYDKKKLLTKLTAVAIRGLQEDLQNLLKENGLSDMALQLVCDYTTRQTDLTKKLHQAQKYETKQDEFYVVLSEKLLPKLETLGALVSNDIEVEGQNSWVEQLIKRSPSLTKLRRMNYSELDNLIAGATNGDRSVVENLFAEGTEIREQCQRYGIALKTAEKLERKGVKSASDMSKEQLLEIIEEAGKEEKPSTLKKMYFNESSERVTERKVQNEKIEQNKKRIEEAKGLAQEARKITQEASEKSEKALHEKMTEIAGKLSLPEGWDKQEKDDPNALLEQLNREINIASDSLAIPPYVTNEDIASAASGGLALYETRIRGVAKPSSWISSTVFKSTEQQASTKFYKTAKSSGLSIAASVTGSGWGFHASASGAHSSESNQDTSTKKQRNTTRATVTQYISQPTKAFRIPLEDMELNYEARGHAKEVKDKESAENFLKMYGSHVPKGVHTLGGIFFRNLDVNTEREASVSEVMMAAGKQFDTEVSAGYSGFGVSVGGSVKTNSFEISGSTDASSTENVKFMSEMTVQVLGPPTTNPEMFSQLLQSNNATWYVIDRGNRGALVPVWELMPDLKEQAEILRKVWKESQEKFRDKYTCPFYPIKGKEYRVEEELCIDLANEGVPDQATEVIVYATISMMQADDLPKMEAKAFEELFTWAVFNSPELQVLSQNRREVELILSTKSPNGVIERNVFCRGGKGVKSCNSENISLPVPCNGDRIVRIFFKVCYRCLCSVIVSTSFIYEL, encoded by the exons ATGA ATCTTAGCACCAAACTCAACAACGTTGCTGATGGCAAGCCAGAGGACACAGAGGTTGAAGTGAGAGCCCTGTTTTCAGAAATTAATTCCCTGGAAGATTCATATGACAAGAAAAAGCTTTTAACTAAATTGACCGCTGTGGCAATAAGAGGACTACAGGAAGACTTGCAAAATCTTCTCAAAGAAAATGGCTTAAGTGACATGGCTTTACAACTTGTCTGTGATTACACAACGAGGCAAACTGACCTTACCAAAAAGCTTCACCAGGCCCAGAAGTATGAAACAAAGCAAGATGAGTTTTACGTGGTGCTTTCTGAAAAACTTCTCCCAAAGCTTGAAACACTTGGCGCCCTTGTTTCTAACGATATTGAAGTCGAAGGTCAGAACAGCTGGGTCGAACAATTAATCAAGAGAAGCCCCTCTCTAACCAAGCTTCGCAGGATGAATTATAGTGAGCTCGACAACTTAATAGCAGGAGCAACTAATGGAGACCGCTCAGTTGTGGAGAATTTGTTTGCAGAAGGAACTGAAATCAGAGAGCAATGCCAGCGGTATGGCATTGCACTTAAAACCGCAGAAAAGCTTGAGAGAAAAGGCGTCAAATCGGCAAGCGACATGTCAAAAGAGCAACTGCTAGAAATAATTGAAGAGGCAGGCAAGGaagaaaaaccctcaactttaaagaaaatgtattttaaCGAGAGTAGCGAGCGTGTTACAGAAAGGAAGGTGCAAAACGAGAAGATTGAGCAGAATAAGAAAAGAATTGAAGAGGCAAAGGGGCTTGCTCAAGAAGCGCGTAAAATTACCCAAGAAGCTTCTGAGAAAAGCGAGAAGGCGTTGCACGAGAAAATGACGGAAATTGCCGGCAAGTTGAGTCTACCAGAAGGATGGGACAAACAGGAAAAGGATGATCCAAATGCCCTTTTGGAGCAGCTAAATAGAGAGATCAACATTGCATCAGATTCTCTGGCAATACCGCCTTATGTCACAAATGAAGATATTGCTTCAGCGGCAAGCGGTGGACTGGCACTTTACG AAACCAGAATACGTGGAGTGGCTAAGCCCAGCTCTTGGATTTCAAGTACGGTCTTCAAATCAACCGAACAGCAAGCATCTACCAAATTTTACAAAACGGCGAAATCTTCCGGTCTCAGCATAGCCGCTTCGGTAACAGGTAGTGGTTGGGGATTTCATGCTAGCGCATCTGGTGCCCATAGTAGTGAAAGCAACCAAGACACTTCAACAAAGAAGCAGAGAAACACAACTCGCGCAACTGTTACCCAGTACATTTCTCAACCAACCAAGGCTTTCCGCATCCCCCTGGAAGATATGGAGCTGAACTATGAAGCTAGAGGTCACGCGAAAGAGGTAAAGGACAAAGAAAGCGCAgagaattttttgaaaatgtatggaTCACACGTGCCAAAGGGCGTTCACACCTTGGGTGGAATATTCTTCCGAAACCTGGATGTGAACACTGAAAGAGAAGCAAGTGTATCAGAAGTAATGATGGCAGCAGGCAAGCAATTTGACACCGAGGTCTCAGCCGGTTACAGTGGTTTTGGAGTCTCTGTTGGAGGCTCAGTGAAGACAAATTCATTCGAAATAAGTGGTTCTACTGATGCTTCGTCCACCGAGAACGTGAAATTCATGTCAGAAATGACTGTGCAAGTGTTAGGACCACCAACTACAAACCCTGAAATGTTCAGTCAATTACTACAAAGCAACAATGCAACATGGTATGTGATTGATCGAGGAAATCGCGGTGCTCTTGTTCCTGTATGGGAGCTAATGCCTGACCTGAAAGAACAAGCAGAAATTCTTAGAAAAGTGTGGAAAGAGAGTCAGGAGAAATTCAGG GATAAATACACCTGTCCATTCTACCCTATCAAAGGAAAAGAGTACAGGGTTGAAGAAGAATTATGCATTGATTTGGCAAATGAAGGAGTTCCTGACCAGGCCACTGAAGTCATTGTTTACGCTACAATTTCAATGATGCAGGCTGATGACCTTCCTAAGATGGAGGCAAAGGCTTTCGAGGAGTTGTTCACGTGGGCTGTCTTCAATTCACCTGAGTTGCAGGTATTGTCACAAAATCGTCGTGAGGTTGAACTGATCCTAAGCACCAAGAGTCCTAATGGCGTGATTGAGAGAAATGTCTTTTGCCGTGGTGGTAAAGGAGTGAAGTCTTGCAATTCagaaaacatttcacttcctgtACCATGCAATGGCGATAGAATAGTGCGAATCTTTTTTAAAG TTTGTTATAGATGTCTTTGCTCCGTTATCGTGAGCACAAGTTTTATATATG AATTGTAG